From one Leptospira stimsonii genomic stretch:
- a CDS encoding ABC transporter ATP-binding protein: MSEFAIEIDSIQKKYKEQNALKGISFRVPKGSVFGLLGPNGAGKTSLVRILMGFSKQTSGNFHLFGLPFSPILRKRIGYLPEKVSIPGFLTGEEFLTFSGKLAGIRGSEIRKKSNALLEKTGIADAASKKVSGYSKGMLQRLGLASALIGDPELLILDEPGSGLDPKGYIDFRETLVEENKTKGTTVLLNSHRLLEVEKVCHEIGILNLGTLAAIGPLESLKEGKNRILVKVESVSPELDSYIRKISSEQKISDNQIEFLPTNEIDLRKIPAELVGLGANILKYERITESLEEVFLRVTGGNHE, encoded by the coding sequence ATGTCCGAATTTGCAATTGAAATCGATTCAATACAAAAAAAATACAAAGAACAAAACGCTCTCAAAGGAATCTCGTTCCGAGTCCCTAAGGGATCCGTCTTCGGACTTTTGGGTCCGAATGGAGCGGGAAAGACCAGCTTAGTCCGGATCCTTATGGGATTCTCCAAACAAACATCGGGAAACTTTCATCTATTTGGACTCCCGTTTTCACCAATCCTTCGCAAAAGAATCGGTTATCTTCCTGAAAAAGTTTCGATTCCGGGTTTTTTGACTGGCGAAGAATTTCTAACGTTCAGTGGAAAGTTAGCAGGAATCCGCGGCTCCGAGATTCGAAAAAAGTCGAATGCTCTTTTGGAAAAAACAGGAATCGCAGACGCCGCTTCCAAAAAAGTTTCCGGTTATTCGAAAGGAATGTTACAGAGACTCGGGCTTGCCTCCGCTCTGATCGGAGATCCGGAACTTTTGATTTTGGACGAACCGGGTTCCGGACTCGATCCGAAAGGTTATATCGATTTCCGAGAAACTCTCGTTGAAGAAAATAAAACCAAGGGTACAACCGTATTACTGAATTCTCATAGACTTTTGGAAGTTGAAAAAGTCTGTCACGAAATCGGAATTCTCAATCTCGGAACTCTCGCCGCAATCGGTCCTCTGGAATCTCTGAAAGAAGGGAAGAATCGAATTCTTGTAAAAGTGGAATCCGTTTCTCCGGAATTGGATTCTTATATCCGAAAAATTTCTTCCGAACAAAAGATCTCGGACAATCAGATCGAATTCCTTCCCACGAACGAAATCGATCTTAGAAAAATTCCCGCGGAACTCGTAGGGTTGGGCGCGAACATTCTAAAGTATGAAAGAATTACCGAATCCTTGGAAGAAGTTTTCTTAAGAGTTACGGGAGGAAATCATGAGTAA
- the sixA gene encoding phosphohistidine phosphatase SixA, protein MKIIIARHGEAEPNSPDGTDRSRPLTSKGVADVQKMARFFQVGFKVTKIYHSPYLRTTQTAKIYTDILHPDQETESLEDLEAGQDMSRVCPLIKSFSNSDTILIVGHSPDVSIFAEKLLGIGGVGKSFLFSPGSALAVNVPREKFLDGQIIWFLCPDFLC, encoded by the coding sequence ATGAAGATAATCATTGCGAGACATGGAGAAGCGGAACCGAATTCTCCAGACGGCACAGACCGATCCAGACCTCTTACGTCCAAGGGAGTCGCAGACGTTCAGAAGATGGCGCGTTTCTTTCAAGTCGGATTTAAAGTCACAAAGATCTATCACAGTCCTTATCTCAGAACCACGCAGACCGCGAAAATTTATACGGACATTCTTCATCCGGATCAAGAAACGGAATCCTTAGAGGATTTAGAAGCGGGACAAGACATGTCTCGAGTTTGTCCTTTGATCAAAAGTTTTTCCAACTCGGATACGATTCTCATTGTCGGGCATAGTCCGGATGTTTCCATCTTTGCAGAAAAACTTTTAGGAATCGGAGGAGTTGGTAAAAGTTTTCTTTTTTCTCCCGGTTCCGCGTTGGCGGTGAACGTTCCGAGAGAAAAATTTTTAGACGGACAAATCATCTGGTTTCTTTGCCCGGACTTTCTCTGCTAA
- a CDS encoding penicillin-binding transpeptidase domain-containing protein gives MRWSKILFLTLWSLISAGEIHSKEITLFSHFIDSSPSITGERILLKQNFTPASTFKYWIALFLIEKNLVYPSFQKISSEKHIPHSPRALNLREAMLYSSNSFFLSFLEDEPKRYEELQDFLMRIGFVSEVYKKPFLNRKNLFLSPSIKTSPESQHNFLVSFLKDEGRSRGVSSKTFQFWKESAFWSECDSQNSILYGKTGSLGGAFWFLGFLEKKQKFWERWTKDLPKEYSVITVLQTGEGSSREGAIRSFYRIAGCENEIENVLKRISE, from the coding sequence TTGCGCTGGAGCAAGATTCTATTTCTTACTCTCTGGTCTTTGATTTCCGCCGGAGAGATTCATTCCAAGGAAATTACACTATTCTCACACTTCATTGATTCCTCTCCCTCCATCACTGGGGAGAGGATTCTTCTCAAACAAAACTTCACACCGGCTTCCACATTCAAATACTGGATCGCTCTTTTTCTAATCGAAAAGAATTTGGTCTATCCTAGTTTTCAAAAAATAAGTTCCGAAAAACATATCCCGCATTCGCCGCGAGCTCTGAATCTCCGAGAAGCGATGTTGTATTCTTCCAATTCTTTTTTTCTTTCGTTTCTGGAAGACGAACCGAAACGTTACGAAGAACTTCAAGATTTTCTAATGCGAATCGGATTCGTTTCGGAAGTTTATAAAAAACCGTTTTTGAATCGTAAGAATCTTTTCCTTTCTCCTTCGATCAAAACATCTCCGGAATCACAACATAACTTTCTCGTTTCCTTCCTAAAAGACGAAGGTCGTTCGAGAGGAGTTTCTTCAAAGACGTTTCAATTTTGGAAGGAATCCGCTTTTTGGTCCGAATGTGATTCTCAAAATTCAATCCTTTACGGAAAGACAGGATCTCTCGGTGGAGCGTTTTGGTTTTTGGGTTTTTTAGAAAAGAAACAAAAATTTTGGGAACGTTGGACGAAAGATCTCCCAAAAGAATATTCCGTGATCACGGTTTTGCAAACGGGAGAAGGATCTTCGAGAGAAGGGGCGATTCGTTCTTTCTATCGGATCGCGGGTTGTGAGAATGAAATCGAAAACGTTTTGAAAAGAATCTCGGAGTGA
- a CDS encoding LIMLP_16025 family protein, with protein MEKNKLNDIINAGIGAVQTSREIFDKLVDDLNDGKEKIEERFDQLKAQGEKDMSENALKLKVNLAWGLVRFEEIRDNILNHFIKK; from the coding sequence ATGGAAAAGAACAAATTAAACGACATAATCAACGCTGGGATCGGCGCCGTTCAAACCTCCCGCGAGATTTTCGACAAACTAGTAGATGATTTAAACGATGGAAAGGAAAAGATCGAAGAAAGATTCGATCAGCTCAAAGCTCAAGGTGAAAAAGACATGAGCGAGAATGCACTCAAATTGAAAGTCAATCTTGCATGGGGATTGGTTCGGTTCGAAGAAATCCGAGACAACATTCTGAATCATTTCATTAAGAAATAA
- a CDS encoding arylesterase yields the protein MKQSLLLKKALLCGNSSGFLKIAFILSLFAVLSCGAEVKSLGPSGSACVRIEGLPGPEDLALDAEEKILYVSSHERRISDQTGKIFWIDLKNSSVPKELPVQFPPEFRPHGMSLLKTKGTYRLYVISHPTLYKKHTVEIFERKGKDWSHVGTLTDPLITSPNDLHAVSENEIYVSNDHGAGSFLRYLLWDDLFGFKRADIAYYNGKTWSNLNNPLSYGNGILHVKDSQGKEFLYRSGFTDRSVFRFPIQRQDGNPVLGPAETIFLDSGTDNLELDSNGRIFVVGHPSTYKFIRHMLNEDYPAPTQIFRINQNGKFDEIFATSGDLISAGSTAIPFEGRLYVAQVFNPFILNCEYKND from the coding sequence ATGAAACAGTCTCTTCTGCTAAAAAAAGCCCTCCTTTGCGGGAACTCCTCCGGTTTTCTAAAAATTGCGTTTATCCTTTCTCTCTTTGCCGTTCTCAGTTGCGGCGCGGAAGTCAAATCGCTGGGGCCGTCCGGATCGGCTTGCGTTCGAATCGAAGGACTCCCCGGTCCGGAAGATTTAGCCTTAGACGCCGAAGAGAAAATTCTTTATGTCTCAAGCCACGAGAGAAGAATCTCCGATCAGACGGGAAAGATCTTTTGGATCGATCTCAAAAATTCTTCGGTTCCGAAAGAACTTCCGGTGCAATTTCCTCCGGAGTTCCGACCTCACGGAATGAGTCTCCTTAAGACGAAAGGGACCTATCGTCTTTATGTGATTTCTCATCCTACACTTTATAAAAAACATACCGTGGAAATTTTCGAACGAAAGGGAAAAGATTGGTCTCATGTAGGAACTCTCACAGATCCTTTGATCACGAGTCCAAACGACCTCCACGCCGTTAGCGAAAACGAAATCTACGTTTCGAACGATCACGGTGCGGGAAGTTTTCTCCGTTACCTTCTCTGGGACGATCTTTTCGGATTCAAACGGGCCGATATCGCTTACTACAACGGAAAAACTTGGTCGAACCTGAACAATCCACTTTCGTATGGAAACGGAATTCTCCACGTAAAGGATTCTCAAGGAAAAGAATTTCTCTATCGTTCCGGCTTTACGGATCGGAGCGTCTTTCGTTTTCCAATTCAGAGACAGGATGGAAACCCGGTTCTTGGTCCGGCGGAAACGATTTTTTTAGATTCCGGAACGGATAATTTAGAACTCGATTCCAACGGAAGAATTTTCGTCGTTGGTCATCCTTCAACGTATAAATTCATAAGACATATGTTAAACGAAGATTATCCTGCACCGACTCAGATATTTCGGATCAATCAGAACGGAAAGTTCGATGAAATTTTCGCGACTTCGGGCGATTTAATTTCGGCAGGAAGCACGGCGATTCCGTTCGAAGGAAGACTCTATGTAGCGCAAGTATTCAATCCATTCATTCTGAATTGTGAATATAAGAATGATTGA
- a CDS encoding SGNH/GDSL hydrolase family protein, protein MNSFRIQKLLFGAIAFAFFFHACVGKESDRQGLSALLPLIGPLLNVGIIGDSLSQRSDGFGLREKLGTRFTVTDYSVSGRSVPGWNDVIGTALTEQQDLLILELGTNDVSSYPIDQFPGNYEILLQSIQKVSNAAILVTILPPTIQPGYRANILQINPYLRSLGSRYLTADMETVFLETEKTIPLYPQIDPIHPNPVGYDLMGTVYSDAIRKIYFK, encoded by the coding sequence ATGAATTCTTTTCGGATCCAAAAACTTCTCTTCGGAGCGATTGCATTTGCTTTTTTCTTTCATGCCTGCGTGGGAAAAGAATCGGACCGACAAGGTCTTTCGGCACTTTTACCTTTGATCGGTCCGCTCTTAAACGTGGGAATCATCGGAGATTCCCTTTCTCAGAGATCGGATGGTTTCGGTTTGAGAGAAAAGTTGGGAACAAGATTTACCGTTACCGACTATTCCGTTTCAGGAAGATCGGTGCCCGGTTGGAACGACGTGATCGGAACCGCTCTTACGGAACAACAGGATCTTTTGATTTTAGAATTAGGGACGAACGACGTTTCCAGTTATCCGATCGATCAGTTTCCAGGAAATTACGAAATTCTTCTCCAGTCGATCCAAAAGGTGAGCAACGCGGCGATTCTCGTAACAATTTTGCCTCCGACGATTCAACCCGGTTATCGCGCAAATATTCTTCAGATCAATCCTTATCTAAGAAGCCTCGGTTCCCGCTATTTAACCGCGGACATGGAAACCGTTTTTCTTGAAACCGAAAAGACGATTCCCTTGTATCCTCAGATCGATCCGATTCATCCGAATCCGGTCGGTTACGATCTGATGGGAACCGTGTATTCGGACGCTATTCGGAAGATTTATTTCAAGTAA
- a CDS encoding ArnT family glycosyltransferase, whose product MSRKFLSKLISPNAVPPALLFLIVFVFVWIPQNDRLEFPPVWPDEVLFYSPAQDFASFGTLRTNVLEGLIPGMEEITLWMPPIYFLTGGFWMQFVWPGLEGLRLFTSITAAFSILILFGILKRIGFSSFSALFSCLLLATDLLFLRVGLMARMEALCLFFALGSLFFLVRSALEESPEKVSWIEGAGAGALLGLSFLSHPFGAVFGIPSLYLLWRRGSLFQPLFWLGGILPLIVWIVWLFPKWDLFLFQFGLQFGRKKELFSVFSMITKIKILIGGYENPGVRILFYIFLLAGIGINRRLLKEKKERFIFLFVWILGTLAFLFLSTEFYYVMYLTIPISALGGILLEDSDRKRVVYTGSGLLFCNLLVLFLAYRKVGFVNPEFDLGKKFSEEIAIELKYSKKVYIQAIPDPYFYLKEKYPNQQILEFIPGELPVPPEMFIGTLDSIDTFVFSEGTKRNETIDSYLRENSSSFYKKNVSVSPSTTRKLVRAQAEIYLRKKK is encoded by the coding sequence ATGTCCCGGAAATTTCTTTCTAAACTCATCTCACCGAACGCAGTCCCTCCGGCGCTGTTGTTTTTGATCGTCTTTGTTTTTGTTTGGATTCCACAAAACGATCGATTGGAATTCCCTCCAGTCTGGCCGGATGAAGTCCTTTTCTATTCCCCAGCTCAAGATTTTGCAAGTTTCGGAACTTTGAGAACGAACGTTTTAGAAGGTCTGATTCCGGGAATGGAAGAGATCACACTTTGGATGCCGCCGATCTATTTTCTTACGGGCGGATTTTGGATGCAATTCGTTTGGCCGGGCTTGGAAGGTTTGCGTCTTTTCACTTCGATCACGGCCGCGTTTTCGATTCTTATTTTATTCGGGATTTTAAAAAGAATCGGATTCTCCTCTTTCTCCGCGCTCTTCTCTTGTCTTCTCCTCGCGACAGATCTTCTTTTTTTAAGAGTGGGTTTGATGGCGAGAATGGAAGCTCTCTGCCTATTCTTTGCGTTAGGAAGTCTTTTCTTTCTTGTACGAAGCGCTCTGGAAGAATCCCCTGAAAAAGTAAGTTGGATCGAAGGCGCCGGCGCCGGTGCTTTGCTCGGGCTTTCTTTTCTCTCTCATCCTTTCGGCGCGGTTTTTGGAATTCCTTCTCTCTATCTTCTTTGGAGAAGGGGTTCTCTGTTTCAGCCTTTGTTTTGGTTGGGCGGAATACTACCGTTGATCGTATGGATCGTTTGGCTTTTTCCGAAATGGGATCTATTCTTATTTCAATTCGGGTTGCAGTTCGGAAGAAAGAAAGAACTCTTTTCCGTTTTTTCCATGATCACAAAGATCAAGATTCTCATCGGAGGATATGAAAATCCGGGAGTAAGAATTCTATTTTATATTTTTCTTTTGGCGGGAATTGGAATCAATCGAAGACTTTTGAAAGAGAAAAAAGAACGTTTCATCTTTCTTTTTGTTTGGATTCTTGGGACGCTCGCATTTCTTTTTCTTTCCACGGAATTTTATTATGTGATGTATCTTACGATTCCGATTTCTGCGTTAGGCGGAATTCTTTTGGAGGATTCCGATCGAAAGAGAGTCGTCTATACCGGTTCCGGACTTTTATTCTGCAACTTACTCGTTCTTTTTCTTGCGTATCGAAAAGTGGGATTTGTGAATCCGGAATTCGATCTCGGAAAAAAATTTTCCGAAGAGATCGCAATCGAACTCAAGTATTCTAAAAAAGTTTATATCCAAGCGATCCCAGATCCGTATTTTTATCTGAAAGAAAAATATCCGAATCAACAAATCTTAGAATTCATTCCTGGAGAATTGCCCGTGCCGCCGGAAATGTTTATCGGAACTCTCGATTCCATCGATACGTTTGTTTTTAGCGAAGGAACGAAACGAAACGAAACGATCGATTCTTATCTAAGGGAAAATTCCTCTTCCTTTTATAAGAAGAATGTTTCTGTATCTCCTTCCACCACTCGAAAATTGGTCCGAGCTCAGGCGGAGATCTATCTTCGGAAAAAGAAATGA
- a CDS encoding STAS domain-containing protein, whose protein sequence is MEIKTKKIGKHTLVALNGRLDIGHSDEVEAKLLDDVQSGQGDILINLENISYISSSGIRIFVGMVRELEKQGRKLKLCCITPPVKKVFDVVELLDLFEVYETESAALDSLT, encoded by the coding sequence TTGGAAATCAAGACGAAAAAGATCGGTAAACATACTCTAGTTGCGCTCAATGGAAGGCTGGATATCGGACATTCAGACGAAGTCGAAGCAAAATTACTAGATGATGTTCAGTCCGGCCAGGGTGATATTTTGATAAACCTGGAAAATATTTCATACATCTCCTCTTCGGGGATTCGTATCTTTGTAGGTATGGTCCGTGAACTGGAAAAGCAAGGAAGGAAGTTGAAACTCTGTTGTATCACTCCTCCCGTAAAAAAAGTTTTCGACGTGGTCGAACTGCTGGATCTGTTTGAAGTTTACGAAACAGAAAGCGCGGCTCTCGATTCACTAACCTAA
- a CDS encoding tyrosine-type recombinase/integrase — MTIEKENLDDLESGRVLNDSEMECLREACRSNPLHYTWIRILFSFGLRPEELISIRAEDVDIENGILRIRGLNGLAERSLMIPGCLLKDFYGSLKGKLPDEFLFSGRKGKLHRRTIQKLLQKIESKTGIEITFPMIRRTIAMRMHKHGISIAYISFYLGYKTRRATYKLIGKSAKVERLKIFSIEEIIDIGA; from the coding sequence ATGACCATAGAAAAAGAAAATTTGGACGATCTGGAATCAGGAAGAGTTTTGAATGATTCTGAAATGGAATGTCTCCGGGAAGCCTGTAGAAGCAATCCGTTGCATTATACTTGGATACGAATTTTATTCTCTTTTGGATTGAGACCTGAGGAATTGATTTCGATTCGTGCGGAAGACGTCGACATTGAAAATGGAATATTAAGAATTCGTGGTTTAAATGGGTTGGCGGAACGTTCCTTGATGATTCCGGGATGTTTATTAAAAGATTTTTACGGTTCTCTCAAAGGGAAATTGCCGGATGAATTCCTATTCTCAGGAAGAAAAGGGAAACTCCATCGAAGGACGATTCAAAAACTTCTTCAAAAGATAGAAAGTAAAACCGGAATTGAAATCACTTTTCCGATGATTCGAAGGACAATCGCAATGAGAATGCATAAACACGGCATTTCTATCGCGTATATTTCGTTCTATCTCGGATATAAGACTCGAAGGGCGACCTATAAATTGATTGGGAAAAGCGCGAAGGTCGAGCGGTTAAAAATATTTTCCATCGAGGAAATTATAGACATTGGAGCTTAA